From the genome of Miscanthus floridulus cultivar M001 chromosome 10, ASM1932011v1, whole genome shotgun sequence, one region includes:
- the LOC136485827 gene encoding laccase-15-like: MKPFRSSSSSLLSPMAAAVTVVAVSIILSATAVPPVAAATVEHTFVVSQVNMTHMCNEIPVTVVNGQLPGPTIEVTEGDTVIVHVVNKSPYNLTIHWHGVYQMRNCWNDGVPMVTQRPIRPNGNFTYQFDVAGQEGTLWWHAHDAFLRGTIYGALIIRPRNGAASYPFPKPHKEIPILIGEWWEKDLAAVDRNFSRGLYDEFSSGSTINGKLGDLFNCSGVFEDGYVLDVEPGKTYLLRIINAALFSEYFIKIAGHKFTVVAADSNYVTPYTTDVIVIAPGETMDALVVADAAPGRYYIAAQPIQAPPPDTQTPEFATRGTLQYTGGVTNSSRADVVAPEMPHQHDTIKSFYFHGNLTGLRHRQRARVPARADERLYVTLGLGSICRHGRKSCKRGDEPKSNQVIANMNNVSFHDATATPILEAHYYRRGGNGVVGTAGLPDHPPSAFNYTDPALIPFGPVEMRLEPTSRATVVRRFRHGDVVDIVFQSTAMLQSDSNPMHLHGHDMFVLAQGIGNYDAAKDEAKFNLVNPARKNTVLVPNLGWAAIRFVADNPGAWFMHCHFEFHLAMGMAAVFIVEDGPTPNTSLPPPPPGFMEGSP; encoded by the exons ATGAAACCATTtcggtcatcgtcatcgtcgttgcTGTCCCCGATGGCAGCTGCTGTCACCGTTGTTGCCGTCTCCATCATTCTCTCGGCCACAGCCGTACCGCCGGTGGCGGCGGCTACCGTCGAGCACACGTTCGTG GTGAGCCAGGTGAATATGACGCACATGTGCAACGAGATTCCGGTCACTGTGGTGAACGGGCAGTTGCCGGGGCCGACCATAGAGGTCACCGAGGGAGACACAGTGATCGTGCACGTTGTCAACAAGTCGCCCTACAACCTCACAATCCATTG GCATGGAGTGTATCAGATGCGAAACTGTTGGAACGATGGGGTGCCGATGGTCACACAACGCCCCATCCGGCCCAACGGCAACTTCACCTACCAGTTCGACGTCGCCGGACAGGAAGGCACCCTGTGGTGGCACGCCCACGACGCCTTCCTCCGGGGAACCATCTATGGCGCTCTCATCATACGACCCCGGAACGGCGCCGCCTCCTACCCATTTCCCAAGCCTCACAAAGAGATCCCCATTCTCATAG GGGAATGGTGGGAGAAGGACCTTGCAGCGGTGGACAGGAATTTTTCGAGAGGTCTATATGACGAATTCTCCAGTGGGTCCACAATCAACGGCAAGCTTGGAGATCTCTTCAACTGCTCCG GCGTCTTCGAAGATGGGTACGTGCTGGACGTGGAGCCCGGCAAGACGTACCTGCTGCGAATAATCAACGCAGCGCTCTTCTCCGAGTACTTCATCAAGATCGCCGGGCACAAGTTCACGGTGGTCGCCGCTGACTCCAATTACGTCACGCCCTACACCACGGACGTCATCGTGATCGCGCCGGGCGAGACGATGGACGCCCTGGTCGTCGCCGACGCGGCACCCGGCAGGTACTACATCGCCGCCCAGCCGATCCAGGCGCCTCCGCCGGACACGCAGACACCGGAGTTCGCCACCCGAGGGACGTTGCAGTATACCGGCGGGGTCACCAACTCGAGCCGCGCCGACGTCGTGGCGCCGGAGATGCCGCACCAGCACGACACCATCAAGTCCTTCTACTTCCACGGCAACCTGACGGGCCTCCGGCACCGGCAGCGCGCGCGGGTGCCGGCGCGCGCAGACGAGCGGCTCTACGTCACGCTCGGGCTGGGCTCCATCTGCCGGCACGGCCGCAAGTCGTGCAAGAGAGGGGACGAGCCGAAGAGCAACCAGGTGATTGCAAACATGAACAACGTTTCCTTCCACGACGCGACGGCGACGCCGATCCTCGAGGCGCACTACTACCGCCGGGGCGGCAACGGCGTGGTGGGCACGGCGGGGCTCCCCGACCATCCGCCGAGCGCGTTCAACTACACCGACCCGGCCCTGATCCCGTTCGGGCCCGTGGAGATGCGGCTGGAGCCGACGTCCAGGGCGACGGTGGTGCGGCGGTTCAGGCACGGCGACGTGGTGGACATCGTGTTCCAGAGCACGGCCATGCTGCAGAGCGACTCCAACCCGATGCACCTCCATGGACACGACATGTTCGTCCTCGCGCAGGGGATCGGCAACTATGACGCGGCCAAGGATGAAGCCAAGTTCAACCTGGTGAACCCGGCGAGGAAGAACACCGTCCTCGTCCCCAATCTTGGCTGGGCGGCCATCAGATTTGTCGCCGACAATCCAG GGGCATGGTTCATGCATTGCCACTTCGAGTTCCATTTGGCGATGGGCATGGCTGCAGTGTTCATTGTAGAGGATGGGCCAACACCCAATACATCCctccctccaccaccaccgggTTTCATGGAAGGAAGTCCATGA